The Anaerolineae bacterium genomic interval TGGCGCATGTACCAGGCGAACACTGGCAGGCCGACCAGCGCGGCCAGCGCCCAGGGCGCCGAGTCGCGGCTGATGAGCCGGCCCAATGCCAGGAACCCCAGCATCCAGGGGAAGCCCCACGGGAATATGACCAGGAACATGCCCATGTAGCATCCCAGGCCGCGGCCGCCGGTGAAGTGTAAGAAGATGGGCCAGTTGTGGCCGATGGTAGCGGCCAGGCCGGCGGCGATGGCCACCGGCAGGCTGATGTGCGCGCCCAGCCACGTGGCAAAAGCCGCCTTGCCCAGGTCAAACAGCCCCACCACCACGACACCCCAGCGGGCCACATGCTCCCATACCATCGAGCCGCTGACGGTGCCGCTCCCGTACTGGCGCAGGTCAATCCCCTTGCGCCAGCGGGCGAAGAGATAGGCGGTTGGAATAGACCCCAGCAAATAGGAAGCGATGAGCAGTGCCGTGATCTTAAGCGCCAGCATACCCCGACTCCAGGTAGTACGAGATTCCGATGAGGCCAGGGCCGGCATGGGCGCCCATTACCGGCGTGAAGGAGGTGACCCAACTGCCCAAACAGCGCACCCGCCGGCATACCTCTTCGTGCACTGCGCGCGCATCGTCCGGGGCATCCGCATGGCTGACCGCGATA includes:
- a CDS encoding glycerol-3-phosphate acyltransferase, which produces MLALKITALLIASYLLGSIPTAYLFARWRKGIDLRQYGSGTVSGSMVWEHVARWGVVVVGLFDLGKAAFATWLGAHISLPVAIAAGLAATIGHNWPIFLHFTGGRGLGCYMGMFLVIFPWGFPWMLGFLALGRLISRDSAPWALAALVGLPVFAWYMRQPAELIWGTIIMLILALVKRVEANRRPLPADPAERRRVLLYRLLLDRDIRDWHTWVRRTPESRQG